From the Thermococcus sp. 18S1 genome, one window contains:
- the bgaS gene encoding beta-galactosidase BgaS yields MAEFHWGVVQSAFQFEMGDPLRRNVDTRSDWWHWVRDPFNIKNDLVSGDLPEDGINNYELYEIDHRLAKDLGLNAYQLTIEWSRIFPCPTFSVEAEIRRDSYGLIKGIRIEKETLERLDELANQPAVAHYRAVLKNLKKLGFSTFVTLNHQTLPIWIHDPIEVRRDFEGAHARGWVDERSIVEFAKFSAYVAWKFSDLVDFWATFDEPMVTVELGYLAPYVGWPPGILNPNAAKKVIIHQMVAHARAYDAIKEFSKAPVGIILNIIPAYPLNPNDERDVKAAENYDYFHNRLFLDALNEGRVDLDLNWEQIKIDHLARNDWIGNNYYTREVVKWVEPKFKELPMVSFVGAEGYGYSGNPSSVSPDNNPTSDFGWEVYPKGIYDSTMIAAEYGKPVYITENGIADSKDILRPRYIVSHVRELFRAIENGADVRGYFHWALTDNYEWAMGFKIRFGLYEVDLITKERIPRRKSVETYRRIVTEGLGDENDSS; encoded by the coding sequence ATGGCGGAATTTCACTGGGGTGTCGTTCAATCGGCTTTTCAGTTCGAGATGGGTGATCCGCTCAGGAGGAACGTTGATACAAGAAGTGACTGGTGGCACTGGGTCAGGGACCCCTTCAACATCAAAAACGACCTCGTAAGCGGGGATCTGCCCGAGGACGGCATAAATAACTACGAACTCTACGAGATTGACCACAGATTGGCAAAGGATCTGGGCTTAAACGCATATCAGCTTACAATAGAGTGGAGCAGGATATTCCCGTGCCCAACATTCAGCGTTGAGGCCGAGATTAGAAGGGATTCCTATGGGCTGATAAAGGGAATCAGGATAGAGAAGGAAACTCTGGAGAGACTTGATGAACTGGCCAACCAGCCCGCAGTGGCCCACTATCGGGCGGTGCTGAAGAACCTCAAAAAGCTCGGCTTTTCAACGTTCGTGACGCTCAACCACCAGACGCTGCCGATATGGATACACGACCCCATTGAGGTGAGGAGAGATTTTGAAGGGGCCCACGCCAGGGGCTGGGTTGACGAGAGGAGCATAGTCGAGTTCGCCAAATTCTCGGCATATGTCGCTTGGAAGTTCTCTGATCTCGTTGACTTCTGGGCCACCTTTGACGAGCCGATGGTTACCGTTGAGCTTGGCTACCTCGCCCCCTACGTCGGCTGGCCGCCCGGGATACTGAACCCCAACGCGGCGAAGAAGGTCATAATTCACCAGATGGTGGCACACGCGAGGGCATACGATGCGATAAAGGAGTTTTCAAAGGCCCCTGTCGGGATAATCCTCAACATAATCCCCGCCTACCCCCTGAACCCGAATGACGAGCGGGACGTCAAAGCTGCTGAAAACTACGACTACTTCCACAACAGGCTCTTCCTCGATGCCCTGAACGAGGGAAGGGTAGACCTTGACCTGAACTGGGAGCAGATTAAGATCGACCACCTGGCCAGAAACGACTGGATAGGAAACAACTACTACACCAGAGAGGTCGTGAAATGGGTCGAGCCAAAGTTCAAGGAACTTCCTATGGTCAGCTTCGTGGGTGCAGAGGGATACGGCTATTCCGGAAATCCGAGCAGCGTCTCCCCGGACAACAATCCGACCAGCGACTTTGGCTGGGAAGTCTATCCGAAAGGTATATACGACTCGACGATGATAGCTGCGGAGTACGGAAAGCCGGTCTATATAACCGAAAACGGCATAGCTGACTCCAAGGACATACTGAGGCCGCGGTACATCGTCAGCCATGTGAGAGAGCTGTTCAGGGCGATTGAGAACGGTGCCGACGTCAGGGGTTACTTCCACTGGGCCCTGACGGACAACTACGAGTGGGCGATGGGGTTCAAGATACGCTTCGGCCTCTACGAGGTTGACCTGATAACCAAGGAGAGAATCCCGCGTAGGAAGAGCGTGGAGACCTATAGAAGAATTGTCACGGAGGGATTGGGAGATGAAAACGATAGCAGTTGA
- a CDS encoding type II toxin-antitoxin system VapC family toxin — protein sequence MPLPAEITFDSRTLLKMHTASRKRQLEITLAKFTVSLSVITLYRYLSVRAYLRKNVERELEILRDIYTIIPLNDEILTKAAKIEAQLLQKGKMLDLEDILTAATAISTGSLLVTDDPKRYESIRQFGLDTMPLEKFLKELEIMVKMELG from the coding sequence ATGCCGCTACCAGCGGAGATAACCTTCGACAGCCGGACGCTCCTAAAGATGCACACCGCCAGCAGAAAGAGGCAGCTGGAGATAACGCTGGCCAAGTTCACCGTCTCGCTCTCAGTCATCACGCTCTACCGCTACCTCTCGGTCAGGGCGTACCTCCGGAAAAACGTCGAGAGGGAGCTGGAGATCCTGCGGGACATCTACACGATAATCCCCCTGAACGATGAGATACTCACCAAAGCCGCCAAGATAGAGGCTCAGCTCCTCCAGAAGGGCAAAATGCTCGACCTTGAGGACATACTTACTGCAGCGACAGCGATCAGCACTGGAAGCTTACTCGTTACCGACGATCCCAAGAGGTACGAATCCATCAGGCAGTTCGGCCTCGATACAATGCCCCTCGAGAAGTTCCTGAAGGAGCTTGAGATAATGGTGAAGATGGAGCTGGGCTAA
- a CDS encoding PIG-L deacetylase family protein, with translation MFENIDSFDEAFEKLLEELEFDLSNPFEDVKKVLCIEPHPDDCAIGLGGTIKKLTDAGIEVVYLCMTDGSMGTLDDDLSSHELALIRRREEEESAKILGVEKIIWMGYRDTELPYTREVRKDLVKVIRAEKPDAVLAPDPWLPYEAHPDHRRTGFLALDAVAFSQLPNFGSTDLAAGLKPHQVEVFGFYYTAKPNYFVEVTSVMELKLRAIRAHRSQFTDDVWEKWEPFLRTVALYYGKKAGVKYAEGLRFMPGMFLHITPFAELI, from the coding sequence ATGTTCGAGAACATTGATAGCTTCGATGAAGCCTTTGAAAAACTCCTCGAAGAGCTTGAATTCGATCTCTCGAATCCCTTCGAGGACGTTAAAAAGGTCCTGTGCATCGAACCCCACCCGGACGATTGTGCAATAGGCCTCGGAGGCACCATAAAGAAGCTAACCGATGCCGGAATAGAGGTGGTTTACCTCTGCATGACCGACGGCTCAATGGGAACCCTTGACGACGACCTGAGCTCCCACGAGCTCGCTCTCATTCGGCGGCGCGAGGAAGAGGAGAGTGCAAAAATACTTGGCGTCGAGAAAATCATTTGGATGGGGTATAGAGACACCGAGCTCCCCTACACGAGGGAGGTCAGAAAAGACCTGGTAAAGGTAATCCGCGCCGAGAAGCCGGACGCGGTTCTCGCCCCGGACCCCTGGCTCCCCTACGAGGCGCATCCGGACCACAGGAGGACGGGCTTCCTGGCCCTCGACGCCGTGGCCTTCTCCCAGCTCCCCAACTTCGGAAGCACGGACTTGGCGGCCGGTCTGAAACCCCACCAGGTCGAGGTCTTCGGCTTCTACTACACGGCGAAGCCCAACTACTTCGTGGAGGTAACCAGCGTCATGGAGCTGAAGCTTAGGGCGATACGGGCCCACAGAAGCCAGTTCACCGATGACGTTTGGGAGAAATGGGAGCCCTTCTTGAGGACGGTGGCGCTCTACTACGGTAAAAAGGCGGGAGTGAAATACGCCGAGGGGCTGCGCTTCATGCCCGGCATGTTCCTGCACATAACGCCCTTTGCGGAGCTGATTTAG